From a single Shewanella denitrificans OS217 genomic region:
- a CDS encoding C39 family peptidase produces MSLTGLVPGMGTYTKSIQSIRERKFEHVIEQKTDFSCGAASLASVLKYGYGQGDITEQQVLIGMLKHANIDLVKEQGFSLLNMKRYLQASGYRGRGYKVGEAEIALLKIPAIVLLDDGGYSHFVVFRRHEAGEIYLGDPALGNRIITMEDFMAKWNGVVFVVIGNDYQRENPLLHPRARLSYRALAPFAPMTDAELLEFGFSYSDML; encoded by the coding sequence GTGTCATTAACAGGCTTGGTGCCTGGTATGGGGACTTACACTAAATCAATACAAAGCATACGGGAACGCAAGTTTGAACATGTGATTGAGCAAAAAACAGATTTTTCCTGTGGTGCAGCAAGCCTTGCAAGTGTTCTTAAATACGGTTATGGCCAAGGTGACATTACAGAGCAGCAAGTATTAATAGGTATGCTTAAGCATGCCAATATTGACTTAGTTAAAGAGCAAGGTTTCTCACTTCTCAATATGAAGCGCTATCTGCAGGCAAGTGGTTATAGAGGTCGGGGCTATAAAGTAGGTGAAGCTGAAATTGCTTTACTCAAAATCCCTGCAATCGTCTTACTTGATGATGGTGGTTACAGCCATTTTGTGGTGTTTCGTCGTCATGAGGCTGGAGAAATATATTTAGGCGATCCAGCGTTAGGAAACAGGATAATCACTATGGAAGATTTTATGGCTAAATGGAATGGTGTGGTGTTTGTGGTGATAGGTAACGATTATCAAAGAGAAAATCCGCTCTTGCACCCTAGAGCTAGGTTAAGTTATCGCGCTTTGGCCCCCTTCGCCCCTATGACTGATGCTGAGCTGTTGGAATTCGGTTTTTCATATTCGGATATGCTCTAG
- a CDS encoding sigma-54 dependent transcriptional regulator — MEPLLMAGFQCDELNEVLSRQGYQAFYIKNNDYQAMPFNCHLCLVDLRDESFMAEANYLVRELDSCVHVIVLINKSQLNSTEITTFIAQFAWDYCTSPIHPERLEKCLGHGIGLARLKRQCVLKEVIPHSDDESTHSSLVMQQLFKQIARVAPTDIPVLIRGESGTGKELAAKKLHQLSSRSQGPFIAVNCGAMAAGLVQSELFGHEKGAFTGASSARKGKIALADGGSLFLDEIGDLPLELQVNLLRFLQEGVFDTLGGNGAISSDVRIIAATHVDLEQAIDEGQFRLDLYYRLNGITLETPPLRERRDDILPLAKYFIQSYLSEYDLTSKQLTPDAKQSLLNYSWPGNVRELINRVRRAVVLSDGDKINAFNLELADKREETQDFMSLKCLKDDAEKQALQSAILISGGQADVVACQLQISRATLYRLMDKHGLQL, encoded by the coding sequence ATGGAACCATTATTGATGGCTGGTTTTCAGTGTGATGAACTCAATGAAGTGCTTTCTCGCCAAGGATACCAAGCCTTTTACATTAAAAATAACGATTATCAAGCAATGCCTTTTAACTGTCATTTGTGCCTAGTTGATCTTAGAGATGAAAGCTTTATGGCTGAAGCGAATTACTTGGTCCGAGAGCTAGATTCCTGTGTGCATGTGATAGTTCTCATCAACAAGTCACAATTGAATTCGACAGAAATCACCACATTTATTGCGCAGTTTGCTTGGGATTATTGCACCAGTCCCATTCACCCCGAAAGGCTCGAAAAATGTTTAGGTCACGGAATAGGTCTAGCGAGACTTAAGCGTCAATGTGTGCTGAAAGAGGTGATCCCTCACTCCGATGACGAAAGCACCCATTCTTCTCTTGTCATGCAACAATTGTTTAAACAAATTGCTCGGGTAGCACCCACGGATATCCCAGTGTTAATTCGTGGAGAAAGCGGCACGGGAAAAGAGCTTGCGGCGAAGAAGCTGCATCAATTATCCAGTCGTAGCCAAGGGCCATTTATTGCAGTTAACTGTGGGGCAATGGCTGCAGGCTTAGTTCAATCAGAGTTGTTTGGTCATGAAAAAGGAGCATTTACTGGGGCGTCCAGTGCCCGAAAAGGTAAAATAGCCCTCGCCGATGGTGGCAGTTTATTCTTGGACGAAATCGGTGATTTACCCTTAGAGTTGCAAGTTAATTTATTGCGTTTCTTACAAGAAGGGGTGTTTGATACTCTGGGGGGGAATGGCGCTATTTCATCGGATGTACGCATTATTGCTGCGACTCATGTCGATCTAGAACAGGCCATTGATGAAGGACAATTTAGGTTAGATCTTTATTATCGTTTAAATGGTATCACCTTAGAAACACCGCCGCTAAGAGAAAGGCGAGATGATATCTTACCCTTAGCAAAATATTTTATTCAATCTTACTTATCGGAATACGACCTCACCAGTAAACAATTAACCCCAGACGCTAAACAATCCTTATTGAATTATTCTTGGCCGGGGAATGTCCGCGAGCTGATAAATAGGGTCCGTCGTGCAGTGGTGTTAAGTGATGGGGATAAGATTAACGCCTTTAATTTAGAACTCGCCGATAAACGTGAGGAGACACAAGATTTTATGTCGTTAAAATGCCTTAAAGATGACGCAGAAAAACAGGCGCTTCAGTCGGCTATTCTTATTTCTGGTGGCCAGGCCGATGTTGTGGCGTGTCAATTACAAATTTCAAGAGCGACCTTATACCGACTGATGGATAAACACGGTTTGCAACTTTGA
- a CDS encoding SprT family zinc-dependent metalloprotease: protein MKIIPLAFALRAQIYFMFSSLFSRQSKTKKPANPSACTSVLQRATIKHSAQLTPLQAQIIERVEQDYLQAEQFFKRSFSRPELLFTLRGKSAGTAHLQLNKIRLNPILLAENPEAFLTQVVSHEIAHLLCYQVYGKVKPHGQEWQGIMAQVFNLQPHTTHQLNTQSVTGQEFEYLCNCGSINLSIRRHNRVQRGQNQYRCKVCMQTLKPATVSPSKTIA, encoded by the coding sequence ATGAAAATCATTCCATTGGCTTTTGCCTTAAGAGCTCAGATATATTTTATGTTTTCATCCTTGTTCAGTCGCCAGAGTAAGACTAAAAAACCGGCTAACCCATCAGCATGCACATCGGTACTCCAAAGAGCGACGATAAAACACAGTGCACAGTTAACCCCCTTACAAGCACAAATCATAGAACGCGTTGAACAAGATTATTTGCAGGCAGAACAGTTCTTTAAACGCTCATTCTCTCGTCCAGAGCTGCTATTCACCTTAAGAGGAAAAAGTGCCGGTACGGCGCACCTGCAACTCAATAAAATCCGCTTAAACCCCATTTTATTGGCGGAAAACCCCGAAGCGTTCCTGACACAAGTGGTCAGCCATGAAATAGCACATTTACTCTGCTATCAAGTCTATGGCAAGGTCAAACCTCATGGGCAGGAGTGGCAAGGTATCATGGCACAAGTCTTTAACCTTCAGCCTCACACCACGCATCAACTCAATACCCAATCTGTCACCGGCCAAGAGTTTGAGTATCTGTGCAACTGCGGCTCAATAAACTTATCCATACGGCGCCACAATCGCGTCCAGCGAGGGCAGAATCAGTATAGATGCAAGGTCTGCATGCAAACCCTTAAACCTGCCAC